A region of the Candidatus Acidiferrales bacterium genome:
CGTTCGCGCCGTGCTGCACGAGCCAGGCAATCAACGGCAGGAACGACACGCTGTCCTCATTTCCCATCTGCTCTTCGACCGTGCTCGGTGTTTGCATCGTACCCGTCGGTGGATTCATGGGATAGGTTCCCGGAGGCCCGGTTTCCACGGGCCGTGGCCGCTCCGGCGCCTTGCGAAATTCAGCCGCCGTGCTGCTCAGGCCGATGGTGTAAATCGAAGTGTTGTCGAGCTGCGCGCGGCGAAGCACCTGGCCGAGTTTGGTCTCGCTGCCTTTGTCATTTTTTTCGCCCACGACAACGATGATGCGGCGGCGCTCCGAAGGTTCTTTCTCGAGAATGTCTTCCGCGCGATTGAGCGCGTCATAGAGACGCGCCCCGGACAATCCGGGTTGAACATGCTCGATCGTTTTCAGAACGGCATCGGAGTCCGTGGTCATCGGGCACAAAATATCCACTTCGTCGTTGTAGCCGATCACCGTGGCTTCGCCTGTGGCCGCCATCACCATCTGCGTGAAAATGATTCCGGTTTTTTGCACGGCAGGAAGCAACGGAGCGACGCGGGAACTGGTTTCGAGCACGAGGACAATCGAGAGCGGATCTCCTCCCTGGTCGAAGCGGATAATCTGCTGCGGTTTCCCATCCTCGAAAACCTGAAAGTCTTTTTGCGTGAGATTCAGCACGAGATTATGCGAACGGTCGGAGACGGCAACCGGCAGCGTGACCACCTTGACCTGAATCACCACGCGCCCCGTTTGCTGGCTTGACTGCTGCCCCGTCTGCGCCCCCAGTTTTACTTGGATCGGTCCGGACGGCTGGCTCTGTCCAAAGGCTGGCGCTGCCGCGGCCAAAAGGAGTGCCAGCGAGCGCATGGTCAGCTTGGCGGCGGTTGTCATGATTACCTAATCTATCTGATTCCGGATTTCCAGTCGACGTTGTAATTGAATTCGCGGAGCTTGCAGGGTGGCCAACAGGAGTCGCCGCCGGGTATTCGGCCCAGTACCATCGCACAAGAATCATATTCCATTCGAATCGAACCGAACTAGAATGCTGGATTCGCACTCTTACGCACAGGAGAACACATGAAGTCGCGAGCCTATTTGCCCATGGCCAAGCTGGCCTATCACGATGCGCACTTTACCGAGAGTCCCGCGGCACGCCCGCTGCGGATTCTGGCCGAATACTTGGACCCGGCAAAACGGCTGCGCGACGAGAGGATCGGCGACACGATTGTCATGTTCGGATCGGCGCGAATCATGCCGCGCGAGCGGGCCATCGCGAAGCTGGAACGGTTGAAGCGCAACCGCCGCGCGGCAAAAAACCCCGCGCGGCGCGAAGAAGTGCGCATGGCGCGAGCGACGCTCGAAATGTCGCGCTATTACGAGGAAGCGCGCGAACTGGCGCGGCGAATCACGGCGTGGTCCATGTCTCTCGGCGAGCACCCGCGGCGATTCGTCATTTGTTCCGGCGGCGGCCCCGGAATCATGGAAGCAGCCAATCGCGGCGCATCGGAAGCGGGAGGGTCTACTGTGGGGCTGAGCATTCAGCTTCCACACGAGCAGCGGCCCAATCGCTATATCACGCCGGAATTGAATTTTTGTTTCCATTACTTCTTCATGCGCAAGCTCTGGTTCGCGCAACTGGCGAAAGCTCTGATCGTTTTCCCCGGCGGCTTTGGCACGATGGA
Encoded here:
- a CDS encoding VWA domain-containing protein — translated: MTTAAKLTMRSLALLLAAAAPAFGQSQPSGPIQVKLGAQTGQQSSQQTGRVVIQVKVVTLPVAVSDRSHNLVLNLTQKDFQVFEDGKPQQIIRFDQGGDPLSIVLVLETSSRVAPLLPAVQKTGIIFTQMVMAATGEATVIGYNDEVDILCPMTTDSDAVLKTIEHVQPGLSGARLYDALNRAEDILEKEPSERRRIIVVVGEKNDKGSETKLGQVLRRAQLDNTSIYTIGLSSTAAEFRKAPERPRPVETGPPGTYPMNPPTGTMQTPSTVEEQMGNEDSVSFLPLIAWLVQHGANAVGKNALVLASTATGGLHEGTFKDNSIQRAMNSIGNDLHGDYLLAYRPPSNTAYGYHNIEVRVTEPSLKIRTRPGYFIAPPNE
- a CDS encoding TIGR00730 family Rossman fold protein — its product is MKSRAYLPMAKLAYHDAHFTESPAARPLRILAEYLDPAKRLRDERIGDTIVMFGSARIMPRERAIAKLERLKRNRRAAKNPARREEVRMARATLEMSRYYEEARELARRITAWSMSLGEHPRRFVICSGGGPGIMEAANRGASEAGGSTVGLSIQLPHEQRPNRYITPELNFCFHYFFMRKLWFAQLAKALIVFPGGFGTMDELWEMLTLMQTGKLPEHHLILIYGRKYWDKVLNWRTMVNSGTISKREFNLLQFADTVDEAFVRIRTGLEQYHLVLDADWEG